One region of Quercus lobata isolate SW786 chromosome 2, ValleyOak3.0 Primary Assembly, whole genome shotgun sequence genomic DNA includes:
- the LOC115961553 gene encoding uncharacterized protein LOC115961553 produces MATTSNAQGDEPPRSTALERQVQTLMTAVERLTKQNHDLEEQLRQRDVGPNPQERNQEGDSAERRERENPEDSNIPSRQERQNESLPSLTDPAPPPIIVEMQVMKEQMEVMMNALKGRVSSNLDDLVNRIDSPFTASVNSFPLPPKFRMPQIESYDGVKDPLNHLETFKTLMHLQGVPDEIMCKAFPTTLKGPTRVWFSRLTPNSINTFKELSAQFTSHFIGEHRYKRSTACLMSIKQREDETLRAYITRFNKEALSIDEADDKILVAAFTSGLQKGKFLFSLYKNDPKTMADVLYRATKYMNAEDALLAREEKPKKRERQEDMR; encoded by the coding sequence ATGGCCACCACCAGCAACGCCCAAGGAGACGAACCGCCAAGATCTACCGCACTGGAAAGGCAGGTCCAGACCCTCATGACGGCAGTCGAACGACTCACAAAGCAGAATCATGATTTGGAGGAACAACTACGTCAAAGGGATGTAGGACCTAACCCTCAGGAACGAAACCAGGAAGGTGACAGTGCCGAGCGAAGGGAGCGGGAGAATCCAGAGGACAGCAACATCCCAAGCCGACAGGAGCGGCAAAACGAGAGCCTTCCGTCTCTCACGGATCCTGCCCCCCCACCTATCATTGTGGAGATGCAAGTgatgaaggaacagatggagGTCATGATGAATGCCCTCAAGGGGCGGGTATCCTCCAACCTCGACGATTTAGTGAACAGGATCGACTCACCATTCACCGCGTCCGTCAACTCATTCCCCCTGCCACCGAAGTTCCGAATGCCTCAGATCGAAAGTTACGATGGGGTCAAGGACCCCCTCAATCatctagagaccttcaagaccctgatgcaccttcagggggTACCTGACGAGATCATGTGCAAGGCATTCCCGACCACACTGAAGGGACCTACGAGGGTTTGGTTCAGTAGACTGACACCGAACTCCATCAATACTTTCAAGGAGTTGAGCGCCCAGTTCACCTCCCACTTCATTGGCGAACATCGGTATAAGAGGTCCACCGCGTGCTTGATGAGCATCAAGCAGCGAGAAGACGAGACGTTGCGAGCCTACATAACCCGTTTCAACAAAGAAGCCCTTTCGATCGACGAAGCGGACGATAAGATATTGGTGGCCGCGTTTACAAGTGGGCTGCAGAAAGGAAAGTTCTTGTTTTCCTTGTACAAGAACGACCCGAAGACCATGGCGGATGTACTCTACAGGGCTACCAAGTatatgaatgcagaagacgcACTGTTGGCCCGCGAAGAGAAACCTAAGAAGAGGGAGAGGCAGGAGGATATGCGATAA
- the LOC115975031 gene encoding receptor protein-tyrosine kinase CEPR2, producing the protein MLKNQDPHSHTLFLDWPFCPQTCSQMAKHPLLSLHFLLLFCFSFFPPCTPLTVETKALLQFKSQFKDPFNVFHSWKDSDSPCEFSGIKCDSVSGKVIEISLDNKSLSGVISPSISALKSLRTLSLPSNQISGKLPSELSSCINLRVLNLTINNMVGAIPDLSGLRSLEILDLSMNNFSGLFPSWVGNLTGLVCLGLAQNQFDEGEIPESLGNLNNLAWLYLQGANLKGEIPESIFELKLLQTLDISKNNISGNVSKSIAKLKNLHKIELYGNSLTGEIPRELANLTFLREFDISQNKMHGKLPEEIGNLKNLMVFQMYENNFSGEFPAGFGDMHNLTGFSIYGNSFTGEFPVNFGRFSQLNSIDISENQFSGGFPKFLCENRKLKFLLALENNFSGEFPESYAECKSLERLRINMNHLSGKIPNGVWALPDVTMIDFGDNDFSGEISTEILSSVSLGQLVLQNNRFSGELPSELGNLTNLERLHLSNNNFTGKIPAGIGALEQLSSLQLQKNSLTGSIPPELGNCARLANLNLALNSLTGNIPETFSLMSSLNSLNLSGNKLTGLIPENLKKLKLSSIDLSENQLSGGVPSELLIMGGDKAFLGNEGLCVVQNSKMHMNSRMNICPANHHQRGIFAGNFVLFCVIASALVILLAGLLLVSYKNFKLRVARVENDLEGEKEVDPKWKFASFNHVDINADEICNLEEENLIGSGATGKVYRLDLKKNGSTVAVKQLWKGDGVKILEAEMEILGKIRHRNILKLYASLLKGGSSFLVFEYMGNGNLFQALHRQMKGGLPELDWHQRYKIALGAAKGISYLHHDCSPPIIHRDIKSSNILLDEGFEPKIADFGVAKIAEKCQKESEYSCFAGTHGYIAPELAYTLKVTEKSDVYSFGVVLLELVSGRRPIEDEYGEGKDIVYWVLNHLNDRESVLRVLDDKVVTDSVQDGMLKVLKIAILCTTKLPSVRPSMREVVKMLIDADPCIFKSPDNNADKNVKVFL; encoded by the exons ATGCTCAAAAACCAAGATCCACACAGTCACACTCTCTTCTTGGATTGGCCATTTTGCCCTCAAACTTGTTCCCAAATGGCCAAACACCCACTTCTCTCCCTCCATTTTCTGTTGCTcttttgcttttcctttttcccgCCATGTACACCTCTAACGGTCGAAACCAAAGCTCTTCTTCAATTCAAAAGCCAGTTCAAAGACCCTTTCAATGTTTTCCATTCCTGGAAAGATTCAGACTCTCCCTGTGAATTTTCAGGCATTAAATGCGACTCTGTGTCCGGGAAAGTGATTGAAATCTCACTAGACAATAAATCTCTATCAGGGGTCATCTCTCCATCCATTTCTGCACTCAAGAGTTTAAGGACTCTTTCGTTGCCGTCTAATCAAATTTCTGGAAAGCTTCCATCAGAGCTGAGCAGTTGTATTAATCTTAGAGTGTTGAATCTTACCATAAACAATATGGTTGGAGCCATTCCGGATCTTTCTGGGCTGAGAAGCTTGGAGATTCTTGATCTTTCGATGAATAATTTTTCGGGTTTGTTCCCAAGTTGGGTGGGGAATTTGACTGGCTTGGTTTGTTTAGGACTAGCGCAGAATCAATTTGATGAGGGTGAAATTCCTGAGAGCCTTGGGAATTTGAACAACTTGGCTTGGCTCTATCTACAAGGTGCTAATTTGAAAGGAGAGATTCCGGAGTCTATTTTCGAGCTCAAGTTGTTGCAGACATTGGATATTTCGAAGAACAATATTTCCGGGAATGTCTCTAAGTCCATTGCAAAACTGAAGAATCTTCACAAGATTGAACTTTATGGTAATAGTTTGACTGGCGAAATCCCACGAGAGCTTGCCAACCTCACCTTTCTGCGGGAATTTGAtatttctcaaaacaaaatgCACGGGAAATTGCCTGAAGAAATTGGCAATCTGAAGAATTTGATGGTTTTCCAAATGTATGAGAACAACTTTTCTGGAGAATTTCCTGCAGGGTTTGGAGATATGCACAATCTTACTGGGTTCTCAATCTATGGTAACAGCTTTACTGGGGAATTTCCCGTGAATTTTGGCCGGTTCTCACAATTGAACAGCATTGACATTTCTGAGAATCAGTTTTCAGGTGGTTTCCCCAAGTTCTTGTGTGAAAACAGAAAACTAAAGTTCTTGCTTGCTTTGGAAAACAATTTTTCTGGGGAGTTTCCAGAATCTTATGCTGAGTGCAAATCTCTGGAAAGGTTAAGAATTAATATGAACCACTTGTCCGGGAAAATTCCTAATGGGGTTTGGGCACTTCCAGATGTAACAATGATTGATTTTGGTGATAATGACTTTAGTGGAGAAATATCCACGGAAATTCTCTCTTCAGTGAGCTTGGGTCAGTTGGTTTTGCAGAACAATAGGTTTTCAGGCGAGCTTCCATCAGAACTTGGCAATCTGACCAACTTAGAGAGGCTTCATTTAAGTAATAATAACTTCACTGGTAAAATTCCTGCTGGAATTGGTGCTCTGGAGCAATTATCATCATtacaattgcaaaaaaattctttaactGGATCAATACCACCAGAACTAGGTAACTGTGCAAGGCTGGCAAACTTGAATCTTGCTTTGAATTCTTTGACTGGTAATATACCGGAAACATTTTCTTTGATGAGCTCACTGAACTCTCTGAATCTTTCGGGAAATAAACTCACCGGTCTGATTCCggaaaatttaaagaaattgaagttAAGCTCCATAGATTTGTCTGAAAACCAGCTGTCCGGAGGGGTGCCATCTGAACTTTTGATCATGGGTGGAGACAAAGCATTTCTTGGAAACGAGGGACTCTGTGTTGTCCAAAATTCTAAAATGCATATGAATTCTAGGATGAATATTTGTCCTgcaaatcatcatcaaagagGGATCTTTGCAGGTAATTTTGTTCTGTTCTGTGTCATAGCATCTGCCTTGGTTATCTTATTAGCTGGGTTACTGCTTGTCAGTTATAAGAACTTCAAGCTGAGAGTGGCTCGTGTAGAAAATGATTTGGAAGGGGAGAAGGAAGTAGATCCGAAATGGAAATTTGCATCTTTCAACCATGTAGATATTAACGCAGATGAAATATGTAATCTGGAGGAAGAGAATTTGATTGGAAGTGGTGCTACAGGAAAAGTTTATCGTttggatttgaagaaaaacGGTAGTACTGTGGCCGTAAAGCAACTGTGGAAAGGAGATGGTGTAAAGATTTTGGAAGCAGAAATGGAGATTCTGGGGAAAATAAGGCATAGAAATATACTGAAGCTTTATGCTTCTTTACTTAAAGGAGGCTccagttttttggtgtttgagtACATGGGAAATGGTAATCTGTTCCAAGCTCTTCACAGACAGATGAAAGGTGGCCTGCCAGAACTGGATTGGCATCAGAGGTATAAAATTGCTTTGGGAGCGGCAAAGGGAATTTCTTATCTCCACCATGACTGTTCACCACCTATTATTCATCGGGACATAAAATCAAGTAACATTTTACTTGATGAGGGTTTTGAGCCAAAAATTGCCGACTTTGGGGTAGCAAAGATTGCAGAGAAGTGTCAAAAGGAGTCTGAATATAGCTGTTTTGCAGGCACTCATGGTTATATTGCTCCTG AGCTGGCATATACTCTTAAAGTCACAGAAAAGAGTGATGTGTATAGTTTTGGTGTGGTGCTGCTAGAATTAGTTTCTGGTAGAAGACCTATTGAAGACGAATATGGAGAAGGAAAAGATATTGTTTATTGGGTTCTAAATCATCTCAATGACCGCGAAAGTGTGCTCAGGGTTCTTGATGATAAAGTGGTGACTGATTCTGTCCAAGATGGCATGCTTAAGGTCTTGAAGATTGCTATCCTTTGCACTACCAAGCTTCCATCTGTGCGTCCTTCTATGAGGGAGGTTGTTAAAATGCTTATTGATGCAGATCCTTGCATCTTCAAGTCTCCGGACAACAATGCTGACAAAAATGTCAAGGTTTTCCTCTag